One window of the Planctomycetia bacterium genome contains the following:
- a CDS encoding DinB family protein, whose product MTSDPFTKPELISGFTDAATTAESFWGKFSPDTFIERPLDRSWSPAQNVIHLIQATKPVVMALRLPRFLPRLLFGKSNAPSRHYDKIVEAYQSVLSQGGQASGKYVPKLPKKPADVVEYQRRQVEKLSTTIRSLSQALENWTEQDLDRLVLPHPLLGKLSVREMLFFTLYHLGHHQDKVASKTA is encoded by the coding sequence ATGACTTCCGATCCTTTCACCAAACCCGAACTAATCTCCGGCTTCACCGACGCTGCGACCACTGCCGAATCCTTCTGGGGCAAATTCTCCCCCGATACGTTCATCGAACGGCCGTTGGATCGCAGTTGGTCACCCGCACAGAACGTGATCCATTTGATCCAGGCAACCAAACCGGTCGTTATGGCATTACGCTTGCCCCGCTTCCTCCCTCGGCTGCTGTTTGGAAAGTCAAACGCTCCGTCTCGTCATTACGACAAGATCGTCGAAGCGTATCAATCAGTGCTGTCACAGGGTGGACAGGCATCGGGAAAGTATGTGCCCAAGTTGCCAAAGAAGCCGGCGGATGTTGTCGAGTATCAACGCCGACAGGTGGAGAAACTCTCTACAACCATTCGGTCGCTCTCCCAGGCACTGGAGAATTGGACAGAGCAAGACTTGGATCGGCTTGTCTTGCCACATCCACTGCTAGGTAAATTGTCCGTCCGTGAAATGCTCTTCTTCACACTCTATCATCTTGGGCATCATCAAGATAAAGTCGCAAGCAAGACCGCTTAA